A section of the Melopsittacus undulatus isolate bMelUnd1 chromosome 3, bMelUnd1.mat.Z, whole genome shotgun sequence genome encodes:
- the CALM2 gene encoding calmodulin-2 — translation MADQLTEEQIAEFKEAFSLFDKDGDGTITTKELGTVMRSLGQNPTEAELQDMINEVDADGNGTIDFPEFLTMMARKMKDTDSEEEIREAFRVFDKDGNGYISAAELRHVMTNLGEKLTDEEVDEMIREADIDGDGQVNYEEFVQMMTAK, via the exons AATTCAAAGAAGCTTTTTCACTATTTGACAAGGATGGTGATGGTACTATAACTACAAAGGAGTTGGGGACAGTGATGAGATCGCTTGGTCAGAACCCCACAGAAGCAGAGCTACAGGATATGATCAATGAAGTAGATGCTGATG GCAATGGCACAATTGACTTTCCAGAGTTTCTGACAATGATGGCAAGAAAAATGAAGGATACAGATAGTGAAGAAGAAATTAGAGAAGCGTTCCGTGTGTTTGACAAG gATGGCAATGGTTACATTAGTGCTGCAGAACTCCGTCATGTGATGACAAATCTTGGAGAGAAGCTAACAGATGAAGAAGTTGATGAAATGATTAGGGAAGCAGACATTGATGGTGATGGTCAAGTAAACTATGAAG agTTTGTACAAATGATGACAGCGAAGTGA